The Cryptomeria japonica chromosome 6, Sugi_1.0, whole genome shotgun sequence genomic interval TGTATAGCCATTGCTGCCAAAAACTCCAatctgaaccacccctgtctatgaaacacaattctccaaaccactagTTAGATTGATACCACATAGCAAAAAGGAAACAATAATAAGAGACTctgtcaaaataaacattaatatcaaGCATAACATAACCCAAATGAGGAGAAGGAGAGGATGGTGAAGAACTCGAGGAGCCAAAATAAAACCAAACCACAGAAATGTCCACAGAAGCAGCCAAGAAAAAAGCAATAAGAGGAGGAGCCATCTCAGATACCAATTAATCTACAAATTCCAAGATCTCAAGGACAACCACAAGGCACCAAACCGAACCAAAAACTTCCAGATAAAACATAGCATCTTATCAGGTAATAAACAATGACATAGAAGAAAGAGACATAAGAAGACCAACCACATAGCCTCCATATATATCGTTCCCACAAAGGAAGCATTATGAAATACCAATTACATATGCAAAAACTCCTCAAATGTGCAAAGCTCATCACTGAAATATGATGACTAAAGATCATTCCTTATAATCATATGGAGAAAGAGAACACCAGACTGGCAGCATGGAATTACCCAAGTATAATGAGGTACAAGCATGCCACGAAACCACAACTCCCACTAAAAACCCAGACATGAAGCAATCTATCACCTCAAGTAATCATCAGTAAATGATCAAACGAGGGGAATGCACACAGAAAGCACACTCAAGCAACGATACCTAAGACAACCTTCCCAACATGTCATAGCATGATTAACACACAAAACTAATAGCAAGAAATGATGAAAGGAATATGCCCTCGCAGTACAACAAAACTAACATGTAATGAATACTTCATATATAATTTTCTAAACAAACCCGAGTACTCAAATTACTTACATAATCAGGAAAATAGGCCATTAGACATGAGATGTAAACCACAATAGACTTATAAAGAGAAAAAACAACACATGCCAAGCCAACAGGCACACAATTGTAGTCCccacatcctccatgttccatgCAGATATACTTACCAAATATGCCATTAACAAGGGATTTCTCATAAGGCCGACAACACCAATGTCACGTATGAAAGAAAAGACACACCCAACAAGGAGTATAATGAGGGCTACAATTATACCCAAAATATTTAAGGCACATGATTGTAGCCTCCACACCCCCCTTTCTCCATACAAAGATACTTACCGAATATGCCATTAAACAAGAGAGTTATAGTAAGGCATACAACACCCTCCTCTATGTCATATGCGAAAGAAAAACCACATCTAGCAAGGAGTGTATTATAGGCTACAAGCATGAACAATCTAATTAAAAAAGAATACTAACACAAGAGGCAGGGATATCTCGAGGGAAAACCTCCAAATACTCAGCCCTTTCAACAATAACCCTTTTAGCCAAGTAATCTGCAATAGCATTTATCTCCCTATAACAGTGAGAGATAGTAAAGGTAGAAAAACACTTCAAATGTATAAGGATGCACTCTAACAAGTATTGCAGATGCCAAGAGACACATTTCTTAGCAGAAACTGACTGAAAAACCAACATTGAATCTCCTTCAACAATAATGTCCTTAATTCCAAGGGATATGGCAGGATCTAGGCCAAAAGAAAATGCTCCAAATTCAGCAACATTATTGGTGCACACACCAATATGTTTGCCCCCAGCTTTAATAATCTTAGAATTATGATAAAAAATGACTACCCCAACCCCATCCTTCCCCAGATTCcccttagcagccccatcaaaatttaacttaaatGAGAATTGAGGGGGGGGCATCCATTTAGCCATCCTACGTTTGGCAAGTAAGGACATTCTAGTAGATACTGCCTCATGTGAAGGGATGACTCAAAGTGAGCTCTATTTTCATGTAATctaattatcccaatgagaaaaggacctAAGTTATTCCAGATTTTTATGGATGTAAGAAAGAACCACCTCAGAAATACAGGATTGGATCTTGTCAATAACCTCCTTCAGTGAAGCAGACTTATGATTAAGAATTCTAGAGTTCCTCTCCAGCTAGATGCTCCAAATAATAATAGAAGGCGCGGCAATCCAGATAGAAGAGTAAAAAGAGGATGAATACAACAAAGGCCAGGTCCgaaaatgtgaaaataaactaGGGCTTATAGCTGAGGACCACCCAAGCATTCCAAATAACCAATACCAATAGTCCATAGCAAACAGACAATGCAAGAACACATGATCCATGGTTTCCATAAAAAAACCACAAAACACACAAGGGAAAGCTGCAGTAATCCCCaacctatccaatctcatcccaATAAGGACCTTATCTTGAACTGCCAACCAGGCAAAAGAACCAGCTTTAGGAAGGCAGGCCGAATGCCAAAAAAGCTGAGAAGGCcaatgggaagaagaagaagaggactaaGACAAGGATTTATACCCCTCCTTTACCGAATAGGAACCTAAAGCACTTTTAGTCCATACCAAAATATCTTCTTTATTTTGGAACACAAGAGATCTATTCTGAAGTTCTACCTCAAAAGCAACTCTAAGCTCATTCTCAATAGGTAGAAAAGCAATAGACTTCCATCGAGATACTGGATAAGGGCCTGAAGAATAAATGGCAAAATAATCAGCAACAAAAACCTCCTAGAGATCAAAAAGAATATCAGACAATGGAGACCAATCTCAAATGGAAGATAATGCAGGATGaccattccagacttcatcccaaaaccaatccttcttcccattatgaacaaCCCAAGAAAGGTGTGGAAGGATGAGTGTACGACAACTAACCAGAAAATTCCAAAAACTTGAACCTTTTGGAAGAGATGAGGCTGTAAAAATCCTCTCTCTAGGGGCACCCCTTAAAAACTTAGTAAGCATAATAGATGCCCACTTACTCGATGGATCCTCATATAATTTCTAGATAATTTTAGCCCCCAACGCTTTATTCTAGGACACTAAATCTTGAATGCCAACACCTCCCAACTCTTTAGGAAGGAAAACTTTATCCCAAGCCAGAAGGGGAAGCTTCTTTTTGCCCCCAatgttatcattccaaagaaaggatcttaGAGACACTTTGAGATCCTAAATAACTTTAGGATGATTTTTCAAAATAGACATCAAATATATAGGAATGGTATTAAGCACTGACTTAATTAGAAGAATCTTACCTACCATTGTGACCCATTTATGATTTCAAGAAGAAATTCTAGACGATATCGCATGCACCACTTTATCCCAAAAATAGCTTTATCAAACCCAACGAAGAAAGGAATGCCTAAGTATTTGCAAGGAAAggcccccacttgaaagccccAAAATTTAGTGAACCTCTTCTTGATCAAAGGGAAGACATTTAAAAAGAAAACCTTGGATTTTGAgacattcactttctgaccagaaaaagaAGAGTAATCAACAATAATCTTCTTGATTACTCTAGCCTCTGTCAAAGAAGCAGAACCAAACAGAAGAGTATCATCTACAAAAAGACAATGGGATTGTGACACAGGATAACCCTCCATTCTAATACCCCTCCATAGACCAGATGTTGAAGCATTAGAAATGGCCTGACTTAAAGCCTCTGCCAGAAGTATAAATAGAAAAGGGGAcaaaggatctccttgcctaacccCCCGAGTGGAAGAAAAAACCCAAAAGGTGATCTATTAATCAAAACCAAAAAATGAGCAGAAGAAATGCAAGAGAAGACCCATTTAATCCAACTATGAGCAAATCCAAAGTGCTTCAAAACGGCAACTAGAGACTGCCAGTTCACCCAATCATAAGCTTTAAGCATGTCAAGTTTCATAATCATAGCCGAAATTTTTTGTCTCACAATGGAGTACAAAATCTCATGAGAGAAAATTGCACCCTCTAGAATTTCCCTACCAGGCACAAAGCCACCTTGGTCAATAGAAATAATCTTAGGAAGAATTGTGGCCAATCTAACCAAAATTGCCTTAGTGAAAATTTTGTATAGAGTATTACAAAGAGCAATAGGATGAAAATCAGAAAAGGAGCTAAGATGATCCACTTTGGGAATAATAGAAATAAGTGTATTTTTAAGTTCcttcaaaatagttatgttctgcctagactcttccaaagctaacaaaacatcattccccacaaagtcccaacacttttgaaaaaataaagcCGTAAACCCATCCGGGCCTGGAGCCTTTTCCGGATGCATGGAAAAAACTACCCCTCTTAATTCTTCCAAAGAGAAGGGagccataagcatcttattatcctCATGACTAACTAAAGGGGGGACCGAATTTACAAAATTAGTATCTAAAGAAACAGGCTCAGCCGATAGCAGAGAGTTAAAGAAATTTATTTCTTTAGTAGCAATATCATTCTCATCTGATAAAATATTCCCCTGAGAATCAATAATACAGGAGATTCTATTGCTTTGACGCCTCAACTTAGTCAAAGAGTGAAAAAAAATTGGTATTTCTATCCTCCTCTGATAACCATAGATCCCTTGAGttctgcctccaataagattcttccctagctaaAACTTCCTCCAATTGAATTTTCAAATTCTTAAGCCTATCAAAAGACAGAGAAGTCATACCCAAGCTCAAGACGAATTTAttaatcttttctatttcctcCTGAATCCTAGCTTTTTCCCCGAAGGTGTTCTTAAAATGAAGAGTATTCCAAACTctgattttatttttcaaaaaggcCAATTTCTTAGCTATCTGAAACATCCTTGATCCATGAACATATGGAGCAGACGCCCACCATTTCCTTAAAAGAGGCAAAAAAgattgatccctaaaccacatCGGCTTAAATTTAAAAGGAAGCTTCCTAGGAGTTCTATCCTCAAGGATTGAAAATACTATAGGAAATTGATCCGACCCAGGAGAGGGTAAGACTGAGGAAAAAAAGTCCTGCCCATAATTATACCAGTTATCAGATACCAAAAATCGATCCAATCTTTCAGCAATTTGACATAAATCTTTCCGCATATTAGTCCAGGTAAAAGGACCATTTTGAGGTTTACAATTAACTAAGCACAATTTGCTGATAAAGCAACAAAAGTCAACAATAATGTGTTTATTAGGGATAATCCCCCCAAATTTCTCTTCTAAACAggaaattgcattaaaatcccctccaAAGATCAAGAAGGCATTCATTAAAGTGGAAGAAACCAAGGCCAGACTTTCCCAAAGCTTCCTTTTTTCCACCACCCCAACAGGGCCATAGACATTAAAAAGCAAAAATTTAACATTTGAAAACCTACTTTGAACTAACACAAGCATCCAATTTGATGAAGAGGCGACCAAAGAGAGGTCCATAGTAGAATCTTTCCAAATAAAAGCAAGGCCTCCAGACGCCCCTAAGGAAGGAGAGGCACAAAAATTCCAAGATGTCCAAGAGGTAAATAACATATTTGTTGAAGGTATATCCAATTTGGTTTCTTACAACATCACAATATCATACTTCATTAAGTCTAACTCAGACTtaatcaagcatctcttgttaggggcatttaagcccctaacattctaagATATTATCTTCATTGGGTCAAAGGGCAGGCATCGGTTCCCCTCTTTTCACAAATTGGAGTGTAGGAAACATTTCCCACATCAAAATCCTTTTAAAGGCTCCTCTTGGAAACCAGTGATCGTGTAACTGGTGGACTAAATGGTTTTTTGGACATCTTCTTTTTGGAAGATTCCAGAGAAGCAAGAAGGGTTGATTGAATGCCAACATCAATCTTCAATTGAGTTTTAATATGCTTAGGTTTTCGACCCCTCTTCGTAGGACTACAAGAAGGAGAAACAGGCGAGAGTGGGGACAGAATCAAAGGTAAACCATCAGGAGGAGCAATTCCTACAAGAACCTTATCTTTACCTTGATCCATACCCTCCTCCCTACTAGCatgcaatgaatcttgaaaaacaaaAGGAACCAAAGCCCATTCAGGATTGAGCAACTCAAAAGGATTGCTAATAGGGAAAGTAGATAATTCATTATCCAACCTACCTAAGTCATCTTTAATCGAGGTTATTACTTTATCCGGCAGATCAGAATTCAAAACAATATCATTATTATTAACGAGATTTTGCACTTGAGCAATAAGATCATCATCCAGAGTGATACTAGGACTATTAGAAACCAAAGGATGACCATTAAAACCCTTCTTAGCAGGACTACCAGGCAATGAAGAATCCTTAACAGCCAACTTATCTTTTTCCAGACCCACACATTTACTAACAACATTAGACAAGGAATTAACATTACCCACACAAGCATCCTTATCCTGACCCAAAACTTGTGAAGGAATAGGATCTTTATTAATGCCAGCTGAAACATTTATATCCAAAGGAGAAATATGTGAATCTTTAAAAATAGAAGGTACAAAATTCCAAGAAAAATATTCAGGGTTTCTGTCCATAGAAGAATCTACAGATCTAGTAGAAAAtctaatctttttcatctgaaaaaagagagttgaaTCCATGACAACTAAAGAACGAGAAAACTCCAATGAATCATTTACAAGAGTTTGACGCCAAATACCAGCAGGGGAAAGCATATTGCAAGTTTAAGGAGGGGACACATTTGTTGCAAGAAGAACACAAATTTTAACCAAGAAATAACCATCCTCAAAAACAGAATGAGACATTAAAAACTTGCCAAGAGAATCTCCAATTTTATTTAAAACATCTAACTCAACAAATTTAGAAGGCAATTGTGGGAGTTTAAACCAGATAGGAATCTGTTTAGAAGGAACCCAAGAGGGCTTGAAGAAGGGCTTCCAGATTTCAGCAAAAACCAAATTCTTACCCAACCAAAAAATTGGGATCTctagagccttatccctagcttCAGGAGAATCAAATACAACAATAAAAGCACTTGCAGATAAAACTTGAAAGTACAGGGTTCCACACCAGTGAGAGTGGATCTTACATTGAAGCTTTGAAAGAGGAATAGAGTCTCCCCAAACTTGAATAATGACTGCAAGAGCCTAAAGATCACGAGCCTTTTTCCTTAATGAAACATCAAAAGAATCAATGGAAGGAACCAAGAGCCATACAGAGGTTGTTTTCAGAGACGTCTTAGGATTCGGCAGAACAAATTCCTTCGAATTTTCCTTCCTCAAAGAAGCACCCAATGTTTGTTTTACAGGAGCAACCCTAGATTTCAAATTAGCCTCCCAATGTCGTGCCTTATTAACAGCTTGGGAAGCCCTAAAATTACCATCCCCTGAGCCATACCACTGAACACTAAGAGCCTTTGATCCTCTCTTATGACCCTATCCAATCGAATGTCGAAAAAACCCCTGAAAATAATCCGAGGATGGAAACAAATGAAAATCATGCCTAACATTTGTAACCCACGACAAGCCCTTATTTCCTACTCGAGCGCCATGAAAATGCAGATCCGAAGAACCCTTATGTCAGATGGCCATGTCAACCCACTGCCCATTTCGAAAAACCCACTGAGGCACATGATCCATATTGGTGCCGAAAGGATCTTCCGAGGGGAGAGGATCAACAGTTGCTTCGTCTCCCCAACCAAACTTCAAACCCTCCTCCTACATGCCGAAAATTTGCTCCTCCGccatcaatttattttaattttaatttttcttattaCTTTATATATTCTATTTTATGCTACATATAAtaatacattaatttttttttttaaattattaatttgtaTAAAATATTATAGATATTGGAAGAAAAAAATTGGTTTCAATGAGTGATTAGTTTTAAAATTTGGTCTTTGATTTGaaaatcttttataatatttaaaaattatattaatttgaataacattaatttttttatttgaataacattaatatttctatttaaaaaaattctttaaaatattgacaatttttttttaaaacaacttcaATAATGTTttacattaaaatcatcaaagttcAAAAAAGAGGATCAAAAAATTATATAATCAAAATCACTTGTGCCTTTTAATATAGAAGTTAAAATTTCAGCTTtaacaattttaatatagtttatttttatttttaatattttatttgaaatacgGTTTATAttctaaaaaatttaatttataaaaagataGGGATACAAAAAGAGAAATAGAGAGAATAAAAGAGACATAAAGAAATATAAAAAAGATATAAAGAGTGATATCTTAAGCTAACTCTCATCCCCCTCTTATCTGTCTCCCCCTCTCcacatatctctctccctctctcccccattttctctctccctctctccttttacCTTTCTTTGTCTCTCTATCTTTACTTGACTCTCCCGTTTTCTTACCATATATCTCTTTTTCTCTTCTCCATCTCTCCCCccttttctatctctccctctctccttctacCTATCTCTCACTCTCCATCTTTACTTGACTCTCCCTTTTCCTTACCATATattcctctttctctctccttcCATCTATCTCCCCCTATTTCTCTATCCCTCCAcctctatttttctatctctactCCTTTGTATCCTTTgcgcccctccccccccctctctctctctctctctctctctctatatatatatatatatatttattgtgaATTTAACATGAGCTTGTCAACAATGAAGCTTAATTATCTTTCAATTCAAAGGTTTTATTTCAACTATATTTGGATCCCTTTTGATTTGCAACTATCACTTCTCTATTGGCACCTATGTTGCAAAAACAACATAAAGCCAACCAATTGACCTTATGtattgcacaaatgtatgcaaacaATAGACTAGATCTTTCTTTGATTGACCTTCGACACCTATTCGActtacccattgcacaccaagatacaATTGCTAGTTTTTATTTACATCATCACAACCTAAATAATATCTCTCAAATAATGACAAAAACCAATCAATATTTACTATTAAttccttttaatattttattattatagatATTTCACGAAAACAGATTTTTAAAGAGAAGTCAAGTCAAATTTCAACCAAGGTTTAAGACAAATCAGTCAACTTTCCCAGACATGTGCGTAGTTCCTCAAGTCACAGGAGCAATCCGAGATGAACTGTGGGCAACAATAAATTTGACTATAATAACTGGCGATGTTTACAGCTCAACAACTCCACTTTGATGATCTATATAATATAATGAAAAATATCACAGCTGAGGTACCAGATATATTTCCTCAAATTCTGAGATTCTGTAATTGAGAAAAATAAGAGGCAAAAGAAATATGGATCGGTGCCTGAAGTATCACTCAGTACTCAAGTGTTTGAAACGCTTCCTTTTTGTTCTTGTTATGTTCGTTCTCTGCAATTTATTTGTTGCTGCTGGAGACACCCTCTCTCTCGGGGCTTCTCTCAGGGGAAAGCAGACCATAACTTCAAAGAATGGTACGTTTGAATTGGGTTTTTTTAATCCCAATGGAACCAACAATTGGTATGCTGGCATCTGGTATGCTCAGATCCCTGTTAAGACCATTATTTGGGTGGCTAACAGAGAAACTCCCATCACAGACATGCCCGGAGTTGTCACGCTCTCTTCAACTGGTTATCTCACTGTCTCTGAAATGCAAGGAAAAGTCATTTGGTCGAGTAATGATACTCAGCAAGCCAAGGCATCTAGAGCTTCGATACTGGATACTGGTAATTTTGTTCTCTTGGGAGAACAAAACACTTCAGAGACTGTGTGGGAGAGTTTCGCACATCCCACAGATCATTTTATGCCTACCATGAAGCTTTGGAAAGGCTTGAAAGTGAACTCTTGGAAGAGTTCAGTAGATCCAGCTCCTGGGCCCTTCTTTCTCCAAATGAATCCATCCCCAGGAAAGAAAGACTTTTTGCTGCAGTATAAAAATGGTGTTTCATATTACAGCTCGGGAGACTGGACTGGGAAATATTACTCCACCATGCCGCAAGCAGTATCTGATACCTCATTTGAGCAGGAATTGGTAGAGTTTTCTCCGACAAGACTCTACTACTCATATGATCTTACGCCCAAAGTTCGTTCGACGACCATGGTGAGGAATGTTCTCAACTTTAAGGGCGAGCTAACAGTTTACTATTTGATTAATAATGCCTGGAGCCTGGTTTATTATTCGCCTGTGTTAGATTGTGTCGTGTATGGTCTATGCGGAGCTTATGGAGTGTGTTCCAAGCAACAAAACATTCAGTCATGCAGCTGTATGGATGGCTTCAAGCCAAGAAACGCTACTCTCTGGCGTTCTCAGGAGTGGTGGTCAAGCGGTTGTGTTCGGCATAGTCCATTAAACTGCTCCTCCGTCAATGGTACTGGCAGCAGCAGCACCACAGAGGGTTTCCTCCAAGTCAGTGATAAGTCCTTGGCCGATCAAGAAGCTGTTCAATATACGCAAGAGTCGACTCTACAAGGATGCAAAACTACTTGTCTCAAAAATTGTTCCTGCACTGCCTTTGCTTTCAATAACTCAAATTCTGCTGTTTGTAAATTGTGGTTTGGTGATCTGTTGGGCATGCAGGCTACTTCTGAAGGCCAACCCTTCTTCATTCGATTGGCTGCTTCTGATGTTGCACAGTTGTCAGCTAACAGAGGAAGAAGCAGCAGAAGAGTAGTTGCACTCTTCATTTCAATTCCTTTGGGCGTTGCTGTTTTGAGTAGTCTgttgattggagcatggtttttACAGCGCAGGCGTCGAACGCTGCTTGAGAAAGGCAAGTATGAAGACGCATCAAAATCGCTCATAACATTCACCTACAAGGAGATGAAAATTGCGACCAACAGTTTCGCCCATAAGTTGGGGAAAGGAGCATTTGGGTCTGTCTTCAAAGGTACTCTTCCAGACAATACACTTGTGGCCGTTAAAAGATTAGAGGGCTCCGCACAAGCAGAAAAGGAATTCCGTGCTGAAATAAGTACGATTGGAAACATACAACATGTGAATTTGGTGAGGCTCCGGGGATTCTGCGTGGATGGATCTGAAAGAATGCTTGTTTATGAGTACATGCAAAATGGGTCTCTCAACTCTTTCTTGTCCGGCAAATCCAGGGAAGAAGACAAGGTATTAGACTGGAAAACCAGATTTGGAGTCGCTTTGGGTACTGCAAGAGGGCTGCTTTATCTTCACGAAGAATGCAGAGATCACATCATCCATTGCGATATCAAGCCAGAAAATATTCTTCTAGATACGGATTTCTCTCCAAAAGTGGCTGATTTTGGTATGGCAAAGCTTGTTGGCAGAGATTTCAGCAGAGTTCTGACGACAACAAGAGGAACGAGAGGATATTTGGCTCCAGAGTGGCTCTTCGGCTTGCCAATAACAGTGAAGGTGGATGTGTACAGCTTCGGCATGACACTGCTCGAAATAATCTCTGGCCGACGAAATAGTGACTTGACCGTGAAGGAATCTCAATACTACTTCCCGACGTGGGCAGCAACTGAAATTGACAAGGGAAACATGATTGGCATTGTGGATGAAAGGATAGCAAACGAGGCggatgttgaagaggtgagaagagCAGCTATGGTAAGCATTCTTTGCATTCAAAACGATGAGAGTGAGAGGCCGAGCATGGCCCAAGTTGTTCGGATATTAGAAGGAAGATCAGATGGTGAGGTGGAATCATATGAGAGGTCCTTGCAAGCGCTCGTCGATGATCATTCAACATAATAAAGTT includes:
- the LOC131080076 gene encoding G-type lectin S-receptor-like serine/threonine-protein kinase At2g19130, which encodes MDRCLKYHSVLKCLKRFLFVLVMFVLCNLFVAAGDTLSLGASLRGKQTITSKNGTFELGFFNPNGTNNWYAGIWYAQIPVKTIIWVANRETPITDMPGVVTLSSTGYLTVSEMQGKVIWSSNDTQQAKASRASILDTGNFVLLGEQNTSETVWESFAHPTDHFMPTMKLWKGLKVNSWKSSVDPAPGPFFLQMNPSPGKKDFLLQYKNGVSYYSSGDWTGKYYSTMPQAVSDTSFEQELVEFSPTRLYYSYDLTPKVRSTTMVRNVLNFKGELTVYYLINNAWSLVYYSPVLDCVVYGLCGAYGVCSKQQNIQSCSCMDGFKPRNATLWRSQEWWSSGCVRHSPLNCSSVNGTGSSSTTEGFLQVSDKSLADQEAVQYTQESTLQGCKTTCLKNCSCTAFAFNNSNSAVCKLWFGDLLGMQATSEGQPFFIRLAASDVAQLSANRGRSSRRVVALFISIPLGVAVLSSLLIGAWFLQRRRRTLLEKGKYEDASKSLITFTYKEMKIATNSFAHKLGKGAFGSVFKGTLPDNTLVAVKRLEGSAQAEKEFRAEISTIGNIQHVNLVRLRGFCVDGSERMLVYEYMQNGSLNSFLSGKSREEDKVLDWKTRFGVALGTARGLLYLHEECRDHIIHCDIKPENILLDTDFSPKVADFGMAKLVGRDFSRVLTTTRGTRGYLAPEWLFGLPITVKVDVYSFGMTLLEIISGRRNSDLTVKESQYYFPTWAATEIDKGNMIGIVDERIANEADVEEVRRAAMVSILCIQNDESERPSMAQVVRILEGRSDGEVESYERSLQALVDDHST